The proteins below come from a single Tribolium castaneum strain GA2 chromosome 9, icTriCast1.1, whole genome shotgun sequence genomic window:
- the Gr69 gene encoding gustatory receptor, which translates to MCYFNYSKKDIRSLSFFYKICNIFGIVPPYSFEKPDSQKSLWKKIQGVVLVSIIAAGTAYSIYVRHTYYRRLYTITHLVLDYLDEFLIVALAFQVILNSCFCDPAKWIRLNNNLQYIDEVLKNRDSHETNLLRNVSVQFFVYVILYILATVFLAYVWICEMGVVTLQAYTLHLFCVLYVVLLHFLTYNLSLGIKLRYDDVNNLFRIEESEEKNIIVSLRQIGSLSQLLSETVALFNDVFGTCLILITGKSIVQLLTCLNFITNNLKSENEEFKEKLLAANLCLVIYTLVSVSLVMVTCDACTIASKQTISWCYKLQEQFVTNSEVRTELFKLAQHVSANIVHITAGNYFEINKATLCGIFGTTTTYFIVILQFNQSSAK; encoded by the exons ATGTGTTATTTCAATTACTCCAAAAAGGACATCAGATCCTTGTCGTTCTTTTACAAGATCTGTAACATTTTCGGTATCGTCCCCCCGTACAGTTTCGAGAAACCTGACTCGCAAAAATCCCTCTGGAAAAAAATCCAAGGTGTTGTCCTGGTGTCAATCATCGCAGCAGGGACCGCATATTCGATTTACGTCCGGCATACATACTACCGAAGATTGTACACCATAACCCACTTAGTGCTAGACTATCTGGACGAATTTCTAATCGTCGCTTTGGCCTTTCAAGTGATTCTGAACTCGTGTTTTTGCGATCCGGCCAAATGGATCCGCTTGAACAACAATCTCCAGTACATAGACGAAGTTTTGAAAAACCGCGATTCGCACGAAACGAATTTGTTACGAAACGTCTCGGTCCAGTTTTTCGTCTATGtgattttgtacattttaGCGACGGTGTTTCTAGCTTATGTGTGGATTTGCGAAATGGGCGTTGTGACCCTGCAAGCGTACACTCTgcacttattttgtgttttgtacGTGGTTTTGTTGCATTTTCTCACCTACAACCTGTCGCTGGGAATTAAATTGAGATACGATGATGTGAACAATTTGTTCCGAATTGAGGAGAGTGAGGAGAAAAACATCATAGTCTCGTTGAGACAAATCGGGAGTCTTTCGCAACTTTTGAGCGAGACCGTGGCACTTTTTAACGACGTCTTCGGGACTTGTCTCATTCTCATCACCGGGAAAAGTATAGTCCAGCTTCTGACGTGTCTCAACTTTATcacgaataatttaaaatcggAAAATGAGGAGTTCAAAGAAAAATTACTAGCCGCGAATTTGTGCCTAGTCATCTATACTTTG gtTTCTGTAAGTCTAGTTATGGTCACTTGTGACGCTTGTACGATCGCAAGCAAACAAACCATTTCCTGGTGTTACAAATTGCAAGAACAGTTTGTTACAAATTCAGAAGTACGCACAGAATTGTTCAAACTAGCCCAGCACGTGTCAGCTAACATCGTCCATATTACTGCCGGAAACTACttcgaaataaataaagccACCCTGTGTGGAATTTTTGGGACCACAACCACCTATTTCATTGTTATTTTGCAGTTCAATCAAAGCTCagctaaataa
- the LOC107397791 gene encoding gustatory and odorant receptor 63a, with amino-acid sequence MSSKKDIRFMKIPYTIGSYLAVTPDYNFEKKVINRPRVHQIYALLLACAISVLSGITFIDNSSLHIKEQEPTFFILDLINFFFLFLHPIVMIISSSLLSGSFWSKMNKNFQFIDEHFNNVHKKESNFLRNCYVQFVLSLCGYLLNNLFVTISCLKLLPDIVLSKMHILSQVCYTYEFFTCFLICNLTTAFKCRFDEISRELQNHLKPSTTFIRQSGHFWRILSESVVCFNKIFGWPLIFFIGRGVVQLLQSLQLTMLALNSDFTLKKGPFADLVATNLFIVAYMTVCLVFVILTCDSAASSGNKISNLCYKLQKDFADSSSERRELILLAKEISDNPIKFTASDFFEINKSTFFGIISVTTTYLIILIQFKNS; translated from the exons ATGAGTTCGAAGAAAGATATCCGTTTTATGAAAATTCCCTACACTATTGGCAGCTATCTAGCTGTGACCCCGGactacaattttgaaaaaaaagtcataaatcGGCCCAGAGTTCACCAAATTTACGCACTTTTGCTCGCGTGTGCTATATCCGTATTAAGTGGGATAACATTTATTGATAATTCTTCACTACATATTAAAGAGCAAGAACCGACTTTTTTCATCCtcgatttaataaatttcttttttctatttctgcACCCGATTGTGATGATCATAAGTTCTTCCCTTCTCAGTGGTTCGTTCTGGTCAAAgatgaacaaaaattttcaatttatcgACGAGCATTTCAACAACGTCCACAAGAAagaatcaaattttttgcgaaattgttATGTCCAGTTTGTCTTAAGCTTGTGTGGCTATTTACTTAACAATTTATTCGTTACAAttagttgtttaaaattgcttCCGGACATCGTCCTCTCGAAAATGCACATTTTAAGCCAAGTTTGCTACACGTATGAGTTTTTCACGTGTTTTCTGATTTGTAATTTAACAACGGCTTTCAAATGCCGGTTTGATGAAATTAGCAGAGAGTTACAAAACCATTTGAAACCGTCGACAACTTTTATTAGACAAAGCGGTCATTTTTGGCGAATTCTTTCCGAGAGTGTCgtctgttttaataaaattttcggatggcctttgatttttttcatcgGGAGAGGAGTGGTACAACTACTGCAGAGTCTCCAATTGACAATGTTGGCCCTAAATTCGGATTTCACGCTAAAGAAAGGGCCTTTTGCCGATTTGGTGGCcaccaatttatttattgtcgcTTATATGACG gtttgcttggtttttgttattttaacgtGCGATTCTGCAGCTTCTTCTGGCAACAAAATATCGAATTTGTGCTACAAGTTACAAAAGGACTTCGCTGATAGTTCGAGTGAGAGGAGAGAATTGATTTTGCTGGCGAAGGAGATTTCGGATAATCCTATCAAATTCACAGCTTcggattttttcgaaatcaaCAAAAGCACGTTTTTTGGGATTATTAGTGTTACTaccacttatttaattattttaatccagtttaaaaatagctaa
- the LOC113491619 gene encoding gustatory receptor-like isoform X1 encodes MSSKKDIRFMKIPYTIGSYLAVTPDYNFEKKVIKRPRVHQIYAFLLACAISVLSGITVVDNATLSMKQQVPTVFILDLINFFFLFLHPIVMITNSSLLSVSFWAKINKNFQFIDEHFNNVHKKEPNFFKNCYVQFALCLGGYLLDNLVVTISSLNLFPELALTKIHILSQIFYTYEFFTCFLICNLTTAFKCRFDEISRELQNHMKPSTTFIRQNGHFWRILSESAVCFNQIFGWPLIFLIGRGVAQLLQSLHLTMLALNSDLTLKKGIYGDLVVANLFIVAYLTVCLVFVILTCDSAASSGNEISNLCYKLQKDFADSSSERRELILLAKEISDNPIKFTASDFFEINKSTFFGIISVTTTYLIILIQFKNS; translated from the exons ATGAGTTCGAAGAAAGATATCCGTTTTATGAAAATTCCCTACACTATTGGCAGCTATCTGGCTGTGACCCCGGactacaattttgaaaaaaaagtcataaaGCGGCCCAGAGTTCACCAAATTTACGCATTTTTGCTCGCGTGTGCTATATCTGTATTAAGTGGGATAACAGTTGTGGATAATGCTACACTCAGTATGAAACAACAAGTACCGACTGTTTTCATCCtcgatttaataaatttcttttttctatttctgcACCCGATCGTGATGATTACAAATTCTTCCCTTCTCAGTGTTTCATTCTGGGCAaagattaacaaaaattttcaatttatcgACGAGCATTTCAACAACGTCCACAAGAAAGAacccaattttttcaaaaattgttacgTCCAGTTTGCCCTGTGCTTGGGTGGCTATTTACTTGATAATTTAGTCGTTACAATTAgttctttaaatttgtttccgGAACTCGCTCTCAcgaaaatacatattttaagCCAAATTTTTTACACGTATGAGTTTTTCAcgtgttttttgatttgtaattTAACAACGGCTTTCAAATGCCGGTTTGATGAAATTAGCAGAGAGTTACAAAACCATATGAAACCGTCGACAACTTTTATCAGACAAAACGGTCATTTTTGGCGAATTCTCTCCGAGAGTGCCGTgtgttttaatcaaattttcggATGGCCTTTGATTTTTCTCATCGGGAGAGGAGTGGCACAACTGCTGCAGAGTCTCCACTTAACAATGCTGGCCCTAAATTCGGATCTCACTTTAAAGAAAGGGATTTATGGCGATTTGGTGGTCGctaatttgtttattgttgCTTATTTGACG GTTTGCttggtttttgttattttgacgTGCGATTCTGCGGCTTCTTCTGGTAACGAAATATCGAATTTGTGCTACAAGTTGCAAAAGGACTTCGCTGATAGTTCGAGTGAGAGGAGAGAATTGATTTTGCTGGCGAAGGAGATTTCGGATAATCCTATCAAATTCACAGCCTcagattttttcgaaatcaaCAAAAGCACGTTTTTTGGGATTATTAGTGTGACTaccacttatttaattattttaatccagtttaaaaatagctAA
- the LOC100141675 gene encoding putative gustatory receptor 28b, whose product MQDSFQYINRSELITSKIVSFVNSIFLFGSILALFGVVQIYIFSGFIVPSGVVYKIGYWLHQICHICELHTIFLVCNVLTVFKIRYKDLNKALESSKISVGLIRDTAVLYRLLADNVANFNKIFGWSLIFLFGRIVLQLLSSLGFLLYASKKQFTFEETFAIIHLSVFVYTLVSVILIIMGCDVVASNSRKTAEMCYKLQGFYPEEAPQRKELLRFASESRGSVAKFTAADFFEIDRGTFFGILSTTTSYFIIMIQFNMSL is encoded by the exons ATGCAGGATTCGTTCCAATATATCAACAGAAGTGAACTCATAACGTCGAAAATAGTCAGTTTCGTCAACAGTATTTTTCTG TTTGGCTCGATTTTGGCTTTGTTTGGGGTTGtccaaatttatattttttctggaTTTATAGTCCCGTCAGGCGTGGTGTATAAAATTGGCTATTGGTTGCACCAAATTTGCCACATTTGTGAGCTCCATACCATTTTTCTAGTCTGCAATGTGCTCACAGTTTTCAAAATTCGGTACAAAGACTTGAACAAAGCGCTCGAATCGAGTAAAATCTCAGTCGGTTTGATTCGGGACACGGCGGTGCTTTACCGGTTGTTGGCCGACAATGTCGCcaactttaacaaaattttcggCTGGTCCTTGATTTTCCTTTTCGGACGAATCGTGCTACAGTTGTTATCATCGCTAGGTTTCCTCCTCTACGCGTCCAAAAAACAATTCACGTTTGAGGAAACGTTCGCTATAATACACCTTTCAGTTTTCGTCTACACtttg GTTTCTGTTATTTTGATTATAATGGGCTGCGACGTTGTCGCTTCAAATAGCCGCAAAACGGCCGAAATGTGCTACAAACTGCAAGGTTTTTACCCCGAAGAGGCGCCCCAAAGAAAGGAATTGCTGCGGTTTGCGAGTGAGTCTCGAGGCAGTGTCGCCAAATTCACAGCGGccgattttttcgaaattgacAGAGGCACGTTCTTTGGCATTTTAAGCACTACCACGTCGTATTTTATCATAATGATACAATTTAATATGTCGctgtaa
- the vir-1 gene encoding uncharacterized protein vir-1, with protein sequence MRVTGVVVALAFLAAVCALPAKKDEVEYVPLEEQGGGGIVDTGVIGGGPWLRPFDGLFESLAGMMARMRQQMEYLLNRLPVGNHTGVAAPFPGFPDIDLGKGNTTSVTKVIDGHKVVINETEYKHEGDLGGAFFKVRIIDVLPDSSELTTEKNAEEITTKDIESVESSFENEIPKNKEIEVFKGETFDEPDGEWSNLETMNSIEDNAIDLSRDTYVNQVLADAGAPTNPDAEVFAIESKTPFEKITSPR encoded by the exons ATGCGAGTGACTGGAGTGGTTGTGGCTTTGGCCTTTTTGGCGGCAGTTTGTGCCCTTCCAG CCAAAAAAGACGAAGTCGAGTATGTTCCACTTGAGGAGCAAGGAGGTGGCGGTATTGTGGATACGGGGGTCATCGGGGGCGGACCTTGGCTAAGGCCCTTTGATGGGCTTTTCGAAAGTCTCGCAG gaaTGATGGCCCGCATGCGGCAGCAGATGGAGTACCTTTTGAACAGGTTGCCCGTTGGTAACCATACAGGAGTTGCTGCACCTTTCCCAGGTTTCCCTGATATCGACCTGGGTAAAGGCAACACAACTTCAGTTACAAAA gTAATCGATGGTCACAAGGTTGTTATTAACGAAACTGAATACAAACATGAGGGCGATCTCGGTGGGGCTTTCTTCAAAGTGCGTATAATTGACGTTCTCCCCGATTCTAGCGAACTAACAAccgagaaaaacgcggaaGAAATAACCACCAAAGATATCGAGTCGGTCGAGAGCAGTTTCGAAAACGAAATTCCGAAAAACAAAGAAATCGAG GTCTTCAAGGGCGAAACCTTTGACGAACCTGATGGCGAATGGAGCAATCTCGAAACGATGAACAGCATAGAAGATAATGCGATCGATTTGAGTCGCGATACTTACGTCAATCAGGTATTAGCCGACGCTGGCGCGCCGACTAATCCGGACGCCGAAGTTTTCGCGATCGAATCGAAAACGCCCTTTGAGAAAATCACAAGTCCGAGATAG
- the LOC135267146 gene encoding gustatory and pheromone receptor 32a-like: MACRDLPLQTIYKISENLCMFPAYNFAKSQIEKARFRKIQGCLIIFIIILAIIVSLYMRHYHFKGLFTPTHLTLDNLNELFLTGVALGLVIRTCFGKTDHWFQLQYNLQTLDKILGNCSEDGNFWKNIYVQLILYGLIFVYGIYYMVLMMVVEKVGSWMDFVYVVHEFCYLYDILVHFLFINIASNLHTKYKSMNRLFNFAKTTDSFRKLGTISRVLAETVHAFNTTFGWVFLLIIAKNVNQILRCLNYILNNTFNLSISNTILGIYISLTLASIMLSCDFVVTESRKSVFLCFKLQEQFESLVDRNELFNLGKQLEANTVTFTAAGFFEINRSALFAIFGTVATYSLVLVQFNGDFANQQNCTCLQ, encoded by the exons ATGGCTTGTCGAGACCTGCCTTTACaaacaatttacaaaatttccgaAAACTTGTGCATGTTTCCAGCgtacaattttgcaaaatcccAGATCGAAAAAGCCAGATTTCGTAAAATCCAAGGCTGTttgataatatttattatcatACTTGCAATAATAGTTTCGCTCTACATGAGACATTATCACTTTAAAGGCCTGTTCACACCCACTCACCTCACTTTAGATAACTTGAACGAATTGTTTTTGACGGGTGTGGCCTTGGGTCTCGTCATCCGGACTTGTTTCGGAAAAACGGACCACTGGTTCCAATTACAGTATAATTTGCAAACCTTAGATAAAATTTTGGGTAATTGCTCCGAAGAtggaaatttttggaaaaatatttacgtaCAATTGATTTTGTATGGTTTGATTTTCGTTTACGGGATTTATTACATGGTACTTATGATGGTGGTGGAAAAAGTGGGCTCTTGGATGGACTTCGTATACGTGGTCCAcgaattttgttatttatacGACATCCTGGTCCATTTTTTGTTCATAAATATTGCGTCAAACTTGCACACTAAATACAAATCTATGAACCGGCTtttcaattttgcaaaaacaactGATTCTTTCCGAAAACTTGGAACAATATCGCGAGTTTTGGCCGAAACTGTGCATGCTTTTAATACGACTTTTGGATGGGTTTTCCTTCTAATAATTGCGAAAAACGTAAATCAAATCCTCCGTTGTTTAAACTACATTTTGAACAACACCTTCAACTTATCCATTTCTAACACAATCTTAGGAATCTATATTTCG TTAACTCTCGCTTCTATTATGTTATCCTGCGATTTCGTGGTCACAGAAAGTCGAAAATCGGTTTTTCtatgttttaaattgcaaGAACAATTCGAGAGTCTTGTCGACCGAAACGAATTGTTTAATTTGGGGAAACAACTGGAGGCGAATACGGTTACTTTCACAGCGGCTGGTTTTTTCGAGATTAATCGAAGTGCcctttttgctatttttgggACCGTGGCTACGTATTCTCTCGTCCTGGTCCAGTTTAATGGCGATTTCGCGAATCAACAAAACTGTACCTGCTTGCAATaa
- the LOC113491619 gene encoding gustatory receptor-like isoform 2 (isoform 2 is encoded by transcript variant 2; The RefSeq protein has 1 substitution compared to this genomic sequence), which produces MSSKKDIRFMKIPYTIGSYLAVTPDYNFEKKVIKRPRVHQIYAFLLACAISVLSGITVVDNATLSMKQQVPTVFILDLINFFFLFLHPIVMITNSSLLSVSFWAKINKNFQFIDEHFNNVHKKEPNFFKNCYVQFALCLGGYLLDNLVVTISSLNLFPELALTKIHILSQIFYTYEFFTCFLICNLTTAFKCRFDEISRELQNHMKPSTTFIRQNGHFWRILSESAVCFNQIFGWPLIFLIGRGVAQLLQSLHLTMLALNSDLTLKKGIYGDLVVANLFIVAYLTVRIKLKLGLANYFLGLLGFCYFNVRFCGFFW; this is translated from the coding sequence ATGAGTTCGAAGAAAGATATCCGTTTTATGAAAATTCCCTACACTATTGGCAGCTATCTGGCTGTGACCCCGGactacaattttgaaaaaaaagtcataaaGCGGCCCAGAGTTCACCAAATTTACGCATTTTTGCTCGCGTGTGCTATATCTGTATTAAGTGGGATAACAGTTGTGGATAATGCTACACTCAGTATGAAACAACAAGTACCGACTGTTTTCATCCtcgatttaataaatttcttttttctatttctgcACCCGATCGTGATGATTACAAATTCTTCCCTTCTCAGTGTTTCATTCTGGGCAaagattaacaaaaattttcaatttatcgACGAGCATTTCAACAACGTCCACAAGAAAGAacccaattttttcaaaaattgttacgTCCAGTTTGCCCTGTGCTTGGGTGGCTATTTACTTGATAATTTAGTCGTTACAATTAgttctttaaatttgtttccgGAACTCGCTCTCAcgaaaatacatattttaagCCAAATTTTTTACACGTATGAGTTTTTCAcgtgttttttgatttgtaattTAACAACGGCTTTCAAATGCCGGTTTGATGAAATTAGCAGAGAGTTACAAAACCATATGAAACCGTCGACAACTTTTATCAGACAAAACGGTCATTTTTGGCGAATTCTCTCCGAGAGTGCCGTgtgttttaatcaaattttcggATGGCCTTTGATTTTTCTCATCGGGAGAGGAGTGGCACAACTGCTGCAGAGTCTCCACTTAACAATGCTGGCCCTAAATTCGGATCTCACTTTAAAGAAAGGGATTTATGGCGATTTGGTGGTCGctaatttgtttattgttgCTTATTTGACGGTACGTATAAAACTAAAGTTAGGTTTGGCTAACTATTTCTTAGGTTTGCttggtttttgttattttgacgTGCGATTCTGCGGCTTCTTCTGGTAA
- the LOC113491619 gene encoding gustatory receptor-like isoform 1 (isoform 1 is encoded by transcript variant 1), whose product MSSKKDIRFMKIPYTIGSYLAVTPDYNFEKKVIKRPRVHQIYAFLLACAISVLSGITVVDNATLSMKQQVPTVFILDLINFFFLFLHPIVMITNSSLLSVSFWAKINKNFQFIDEHFNNVHKKEPNFFKNCYVQFALCLGGYLLDNLVVTISSLNLFPELALTKIHILSQIFYTYEFFTCFLICNLTTAFKCRFDEISRELQNHMKPSTTFIRQNGHFWRILSESAVCFNQIFGWPLIFLIGRGVAQLLQSLHLTMLALNSDLTLKKGIYGDLVVANLFIVAYLTVCLVFVILTCDSAASSGNEISNLCYKLQKDFADSSSERRELILLAKEISDNPIKFTASDFFEINKSTFFGIISVTTTYLIILIQFKNS is encoded by the exons ATGAGTTCGAAGAAAGATATCCGTTTTATGAAAATTCCCTACACTATTGGCAGCTATCTGGCTGTGACCCCGGactacaattttgaaaaaaaagtcataaaGCGGCCCAGAGTTCACCAAATTTACGCATTTTTGCTCGCGTGTGCTATATCTGTATTAAGTGGGATAACAGTTGTGGATAATGCTACACTCAGTATGAAACAACAAGTACCGACTGTTTTCATCCtcgatttaataaatttcttttttctatttctgcACCCGATCGTGATGATTACAAATTCTTCCCTTCTCAGTGTTTCATTCTGGGCAaagattaacaaaaattttcaatttatcgACGAGCATTTCAACAACGTCCACAAGAAAGAacccaattttttcaaaaattgttacgTCCAGTTTGCCCTGTGCTTGGGTGGCTATTTACTTGATAATTTAGTCGTTACAATTAgttctttaaatttgtttccgGAACTCGCTCTCAcgaaaatacatattttaagCCAAATTTTTTACACGTATGAGTTTTTCAcgtgttttttgatttgtaattTAACAACGGCTTTCAAATGCCGGTTTGATGAAATTAGCAGAGAGTTACAAAACCATATGAAACCGTCGACAACTTTTATCAGACAAAACGGTCATTTTTGGCGAATTCTCTCCGAGAGTGCCGTgtgttttaatcaaattttcggATGGCCTTTGATTTTTCTCATCGGGAGAGGAGTGGCACAACTGCTGCAGAGTCTCCACTTAACAATGCTGGCCCTAAATTCGGATCTCACTTTAAAGAAAGGGATTTATGGCGATTTGGTGGTCGctaatttgtttattgttgCTTATTTGACG gtttgcttggtttttgttattttaacgtGCGATTCTGCGGCTTCTTCTGGTAACGAAATATCGAATTTGTGCTACAAGTTGCAAAAGGACTTCGCTGATAGTTCGAGTGAGAGGAGAGAATTGATTTTGTTGGCGAAAGAGATTTCGGATAATCCTATCAAATTCACAGCTTcggattttttcgaaatcaaCAAAAGCACGTTTTTTGGGATTATTAGTGTTACTaccacttatttaattattttaatccagtttaaaaatagctAA
- the LOC103312731 gene encoding uncharacterized protein LOC103312731 — MAEDEIADEVVTDTDEPTNEPRQESPIEEEEEEDVPEEVEEGAGYPPPPPQEPKKRTWCNTRIDELSTPSKRIFLALWNEHAYHLPKEKVKHLKELLQQLYAMSPEETAKYFAELRAEAKAAAMRKRLKQKLRKYLQEKHHQKQRQKAYKLFKRLLKCGISYAVENPVPPLVSIRLRYLSDIILEQLCVLRKVNIPSRENPDKLGIFLISVADWMAIAVERLYYAAQLSINEIMYQEYGDQFADSTTYDDFTYTFRPSVDAGQPIGASTPKGSLDLGQPVAASTPKGSLDLGQPVGTSTPKGSLTFTKPKGASTPKGSRDSAKVTPGNTYNQAATGTPVRNQTAKSAQKPFYSMIVNETAPSTTQKSKTKPPYYTFNHMNASMAGKTLVGDKTLVEMPPYGFKNVGSIGGSGKKQPKLGTKRLNKTK; from the exons ATGGCGGAAGACGAAATCGCCGACGAAGTCGTCACCGACACTGACGAACCCACCAATGAACCTCGTCAAGAGTCCCCCATcgaggaggaggaggaggaaGACGTGCCCGAAGAGGTTGAAGAAGGAGCCGGTTATCCTCCTCCACCTCCCCAAGAACCGAAAAAAAGGACATGGTGTAACACCCGAATCGACGAACTTTCAACCCCCAGTAAGCGAATTTTCCTCGCGCTATGGAACGAACACGCGTACCACCTTCCCAAAGAAAAAGTGAAACACTTGAAGGAGTTGCTACAGCAACTATACGCCATGTCCCCAGA GGAAACTGCGAAATATTTTGCAGAATTGCGCGCCGAAGCGAAAGCTGCAGCAATGCGTAAACGACTGAAGCAGAAGCTTCGGAAATACCTCCAGGAGAAACACCACCAGAAGCAAAGACAAAAGGCGTATAAACTATTCAAACGACTGCTAAAATGCGGCATTTCGTACGCTGTTGAAAACCCGGTGCCTCCCCTGGTCTCGATCCGTCTGAGATACCTTTCGGACATTATTTTAGAGCAATTGTGCGTCCTGAGAAAAGTCAACATCCCCAGCCGGGAAAACCCCGACAAGTTGGGGATTTTCCTAATTTCGGTGGCTGACTGGATGGCAATCGCCGTCGAACGACTATACTACGCCGCCCAATTATCAATCAACGAAATAATGTACCAAGAATACGGAGACCAATTCGCTGATAGCACAACTTACGACGATTTTACTTATACATTCCGACCATCAGTGGATGCGGGCCAACCCATCGGTGCTTCCACCCCCAAAGGGTCCCTAGATTTGGGCCAACCTGTGGCCGCGTCCACGCCCAAAGGGTCCCTAGACCTGGGCCAACCCGTGGGTACCTCCACTCCTAAGGGATCCCTAACTTTCACCAAACCCAAGGGTGCTTCCACCCCGAAGGGGTCACGCGATTCCGCAAAAGTAACACCGGGAAACACCTATAACCAGGCCGCTACAGGCACTCCTGTCAGGAATCAAACGGCGAAAAGTGCCCAGAAACCGTTCTATAGTATGATTGTGAATGAAACGGCCCCTTCGACCacccaaaaatcaaaaactaaaccACCCTATTACACCTTTAATCATATGAATGCAAGTATGGCTGGTAAAACTCTAGTCGGGGATAAAACCTTGGTAGAAATGCCCCCTTATGGGTTTAAGAACGTTGGCTCGATAGGTGGGTCAGGGAAGAAACAACCCAAATTGGGCACAAAGCGacttaataaaacaaaataa